TTgctatacatatatatctttCTTCCTTTCCTCAATTGCCATTATTTTGTAATCCATGCAAGTTTTAGGAGCAAAAAAATTCATCGGCaatgaaattatgattttttctGTCAACGATATTGAAATTAACTTCACAGAAAACAATTATATTTGGGAAAATGCGTTTACAGAAATCATTTTGTGAATGATGGTAAGAATTTGGTTTATGACACTTTTACGGCACTCTGTTGGCAGGGAGGGATTTTGCTAGGGCCATCAGCTTTCGGCCGCAACCATAAGTATCTTAATACTATTTTTCCACCTAGAAGCCTTACAGTTTTGGACACCCTTGCAAACCTCGGTCTcctattttttttgttcttagTAGGCCTTGAACTTGACCCAAAGGCTCTTCGGCGAACTGGGAAAAAAGCGTTAAGCATCGCGGTGGCAGGAATTTGTCTTCCATTTGTTTTAGGAATCGGGACCTCATTTGTACTCAGAGACACCATATCAAAAGGTACAAGCGAAGGCCCATTTCTCGTGTTCATGGGAGTGGCCCTCTCGATCACCGCCTTTCCTGTGTTGGCTCGTATTCTGGCTGAGCTCAAGCTTTTAACCACTGATGTTGGTAGAATGGCCATGTCAGCCGCTGCCATCAATGATATGGCGGCATGGATTCTACTTGCTCTAGCGATCGCTCTATCTGGCACAGGCCGTTCTCCTGTTGTTTCAATATGGGTGTTCTTGTGTGGTTCTGGTTTCGTTATGCTCTGCATATATGTGGCCCCTCGTGTTTTTAAATGGATGGCACAGCGTTGCGCTGAAGGCGAGCCAGTGGACGAGATATATGTCTGTGCTACATTGACTGCCGTTTTGGCTGCTGGATTTGTCACAGATACCATTGGAATACACGCTCTTTTCGGTGCTTTTGTGCTCGGAGTTCTCGTTCCAAAAGAGGCGCCTTTTTCCGTGTCCCTTGTGGAAAAACTCGAGGACCTAGTTTCCGGTCTTTTTCTTCCTCTGTACTTTGTGTCGAGTGGGCTCAAGACAAACGTAGCCACCATTCAAGGAGCTCAGTCTTGGGGCCTTCTTATTTTGATCATATTAACAGCCTGTTTTGGGAAGATTGTGGGCACGGTCTGTGTTTCACTCTGCTGCAAAGTTCCATTTAGAGAGGCACTAACCCTTGGTTTCCTGATGAACACTAAAGGTTTAGTCGAGCTTATTGTTCTTAACATCGGTAAAGACAGAGGGGTAAACTGCCATTCCATCACAGTTATCCACTCTCTTTTTTAGTTTCTTGATTGTTGGTCATATATATTTGTCCTATTTTGACTGTGTAGGTCTTGAACGATCAAACATTTGCCATCATGGTTTTAATGGCCCTATTCACGACGTTTATAACAACTCCTCTTGTTATAACCATTTACAAGCCAGCCAATATAACTAAATCAGAGTACAAGCACAGAACAGTTCAGAGGAAGGAATCAAGCACTCAACTGCGAATGTTGGCCTGTTTCCACAGTACAAATAACATTCCCACATTGATCAATCTCATGGAAATTTCACGGGGTACAGGAAAAAGAGGGGGCCTTCATGTTTACGCGATGCACCTAATGGAGCTTTCTGAAAGATCGTCTGCCATCTTAATGGCCCATAAGGCACGAAATAATGGAATGCCCTTTTGGAGAAAGGGTCACGATTCTGATAAGAATAAAATTGTCGTTGCCTTTGAGGCATTCCAGCATCTTAGCCAAGTCTCTGTGCGACCAGCAACTGCAATCTCTGCAATGTCCAGTATGCACGTTGACATATGCAAGAGCGCTCTAAGGAAAAGGCTGGCAATAATCATCCTTCCATTCCATAAGCACCCAAGGTTAGATGGACATTTGGAGACGACACGAGGTGATTTAAGATACGTAAACAAGAGGGTTCTTGAGAATGCCCCTTGTTCTGTTGCCATTCTAGTTGATCGTGGGCTCGGTGGCTTATCCCACGTATCGGCAAGCAACGTTGCTTATGTCATCACGGTCTTGTTCTTTGGCGGACAAGATGATCGTGAATCTCTTTCATACGGTGCACTAATGGCCGAGCACCCTGGGATTACTCTAAATGTTGTTCGGTTCATCATAGACCCCAATGTAATTGGAGACAGCATCCAACTTGATATGAACAGTGATCATCATGGTGAAGAAACTAAACCGGATGAAGAATTTCTTAAAGAATTGAAGGAAAGAGTATCAAGCAATGATTCAATCAAATTTGAAGATAACGTGGTAAGGGACGCCACAGAAATGGTTAGTTCGATTCGAACACACAGCCGTTGTAATCTGTTTCTTGTTGGAAGAATGTCCGAAGGTCAACTGGTGGAAGCTCTTGACAAGAAAGGGGAATGCCCAGAACTCGGTCCGGTTGGAAATTTGTTGATTTCTGCAGATTTTTTTACCACAGCTTCTGTTCTCGTTGTTCAGCAGTATCGTAGCAAGTTAACTGGAGACTCGTTGAGTTCACTCCAGGCAGAAGATATGGGGGAATGTACTGACTAAAGTCTTGATAACAAGAATGATGTGTTATTGAAGCCAATACTAAGATTGAAAACAAAAACGAAGACTATCCAATTAGAAAGTTTGATTTATCATGGGTATTTTGTGTCCTTTACTGTTTtttgatttgcattatttttattacaaactCAGAAACGAAAGGACTTAATGGCGGTTATATTATGCATGTATGTCTAGCCTTCAAATTTCGAAATGTAGTTGATTCTTTGGTTTGAAATTTCGAATTTCATACATGCACATGGCTTGAATTTTTCGAGCTATATATATGTGAATTTCACGGTCTTCACAGAGTTCCCGATTCCCATAATGAAGGGGACGCTGATTCCAGTAAGGGCAATGCTTAGTGCCTTCTTCCCAGTCTTTTTAAGAGCTCTTGGAACCAATTCAAGCCCTACCAAGATTGGCAAGAACCGTCAGGCTCCTCACTGGAAATATAGCCTGAAGATATTTCTTAGCCTATCCTATTAAAATAAGATGAAGTTTTTGGGTTTTTGATTTTTTGGAATTTTCAAGTATCTATTGAATAGGAAATTCATAACTTTCCTTTTTTTGTATGTTACATTTGATTTTTACAAAACAATTAATAAtccatttaataattaaaattgtaatACATGCATATAAGTTTTAATTAGAATTAGAAAAATGCAAAAAGCAATTATTTAGTAAGATGAATAAACTTAATGGTGTTCGAATAATAATAAGATAAGATGCGTgcaaaattaaaatgtataaaaaataattaggatgtaatttttataatgacaaaaaaaaataaataaaagttaaacAAATGTGAAATTGATGAAAATGAGTAAAAATTGGTGAAATTGCTATAAACTAGGAGGCTAAAACGacattggcaaaaacttgtgtgagacggtctcacggaacatattttgtgagacggatatcttatttgggttatcaacgaaaaactattatttttttattgtgaatatcggtagggttgacccgtctcacaaataaagattcgtgagaccgtctcacaaaagacatactcAACGATATTTTAGCtgacataaataataaattgtaaTGAACGAAAAGCTGTCTACAATAAATTGTTTGGTAAATTGTATTGGTTGCAATTCAGGTTTTTTATGCTTTCAAATTTtaacattaatattttataaatattttttttcaattttattttgttctctAACGTGATATTGATTGACGTGTTGGATAAAAAACGATTACGAATTCCAAAATTCGAATGATAGAAACTAACCCAAATTTAATATCATAATAGATATTAAAGAAGTAAATATACAAAACCAAAAGCGCAGTTTTTCCAAATTGTAATGAACGAAAAAACTGGTTGTTTTTATTCTTAGGTTATTTTCTTAATAGAATTAGTAATGAAGAAATgggattttaaaataatgtcaacgaaaacaaaaaaataaagataaaataaaaccTACAAATACAAAACCTAAATGACTTCTTTTCCAAAACTTTCCGTTGCGTCTGTCTTTTTCTCCGTGTTTTCTTGTGCCCAAATCGCCAGCTTCTCGAAAAAACTGGCAAAATCCGTGCCCATTTGTGTTCATTCAGAGATATTCGACTATATAGGTGTATAGGGTCTTGTAATTTTGggctaattaaaaaataaatacgaATATAATTGTTATGGAATCGGGCGGTTCGTTCGAAAGTGGGTCGCCGGAAAACTCGTCGGACTTTGCTTTTGCGTTCAATGACATCAATTTCTCTGATAGGGTTCTTCGGATTGAGATCTTACTCGATGTGCCCGGATCCAAACCCGGCCCCGATGATAGCCTCGCTGATTGGGCGCGTAACCGGAAGCGGCGTCGCGATGATCAGCTCAATGGTAtactttttttctcttttatattGTGGGTAATTTGAATAAATTTGGATTTTATGGTTATGTGCATCTATAATAAGGTAATTTTGGTTGTGATGCATTTTGTTTTATTGCATTACATTATATATGGTTAATTTTGTTTCTCTAAGGTTGTTCTCTTTCTAGCTTGTGATGAGGTAAACTCTGAAGTTTTGTGGGGCTTTAGGGTTCGGTTCAGAGGTCTTGTGATtgtgcatgttttttttttttttgggttttttggTACATGGGATTTATTTTTGGAgagttattttagtattttagattaattttttaatattgtgGGGGAATCATTGACGATTGCTGAATGTGGATTTATGGGCTTTCATGGTGTTTGTAGAGTTGAATGTTGCGTGAAACTGAATTAGAAATAGAATCTTTTTATTTCAGTCGTGTTATTCATGGTCGTGGAAGTTTTTTAACGAAGTTGTAGAATAATGTTTTGTTCATAGACTGCAAAGAAGCTTTACCATTTCTATGAAGTTTTCTGAGTTTGTTTATGATCAAGGATGGACCACTAGGGTCTGGGGCACTGGATGCTGGGGCTATTCAGCCAAAAGTAACAGTTTTGATATGCGTGTTCCCTGTATTAATTTAACTTTTGGCTCCTGCCATATCCATCGTATGTATTCCTGTTCGGCTGTTCCAAAGTTTTATGTTTAGAAATGTAAATATTTATGGTTTCATATTCGCGACTTAGCTGTGTTATCTTTGAGGTTACcaagtttttattattaattgtgATCCATTGATCTCAGCTTTAGAGTTGACAGTGCAACGTGAAGAACAGATATTGAGTTGCAATATCCCAGATATGGAAGATGGTGTTACTTATGAAAACGTAGAGGAAGCTGTGGCAATGATAGAGGAGCCACCTGTAAATGTGACACTGACTACAAATCACCAGCCCGATATGACAAGTATTTCCTCATTTGGAGTTGCTCTTTTGTTGTTCCAATCTCATGTTGGTCttaaaatttttcatggatgattagATTCTCAAAAATTCCTTTACGATTTGTCATGAACATTACAAAATGGTTTTACTCCTCTGCTCAACTCGgttttgatatattattttgagaTTTCAGTGTCACATTAAAATTGGAATTATGTAGACCATGATTTCAACTATTTGACAAATCTATCTGACACTTCTAGTTAATGAAGCAACACAGGTCATTGAAACATCTTCTGGAATGGACTACTCAGCCATCGTAGTGAAGACCATCCACATTAGCTCTCCTATTTTGGCAGCAAAGAGTCCATTCTTTTACAAGGTAGGTCGTCGACAATGCATTCTGTTGTTTTCTTgttgattttgtattttatatttatattttcattgttTGTTTCTTTATAGTTGTTCTCAAATGGTATGAGAGAGTCAGAGCAGCGACGTGTAACTCTACGGATCCATGCCTCTGGTAAACATTGATGCACATCAAGTATTTATTGCTTCTTATTTTTGGTAATTAGATTGACTTGGACCATAACATTAAAATTCTTTGAACTTCAAGTGTTCAGTATATCTAGTACTTTGATTGTGTTCACTGTTCACATAGGGCTTTGTGAAATTGTGTACATTTTGGAACCGGATGAAGCACTTGTATATCATTTTACATAATCTTTTGAACATATAAATCAATTCAGTTGCAACAATATTTTCCAATTCAAATGGTAGTAAACATTGTCCTTGAAGTTCATTTGCGTGACGTTATTGCTTTCTTGTCATGTATGATTCCAATGTATATGCTGAACTTTCCTATTGTTTGGGTCCCACTTCGGCGAGCAGAGGAAGCTGCCCTCATGGATTtgctaaattttatgtatagcAATTCTTTAACAAGAACAACACCGTCCGCTTTGTTGGATGTGTTGATGGCTGCTGACAAATATGAGGTTGCATCATGTATGAGATATTGCAGCCGTCTATTACGAAACTTGCCAATGACTTGTGAATCAGCATTGCTTTATTTGGATCTTCCTTCGACTGTTTTGATGGCTGATACAGTTCAGCCACTTACAGATGCTGCCAAGCAATTTCTTGCTGAACGCTTCAAGGACATGAGCAAGTAAGCTCCTGGCTATTGTATTAAGGATATTTGTTTTTCTCGTCTGTGGTTGACTATTGTCTTTCTTTATGTTTGATTTGCAATTTCTTTGCCACCGATTAAAGTAGTGATTTGGTTTCTCTCTATCTTAAAATATTCAAGTTATTCATTTTCTCTTCAACAATAAAATCCGATTAGCTTAGACTGCGAGGCCAGGAAAAGAAATAATGTTTCTCTACTCTTAATTAGTTTTCCTTGGATTGTTCAGGGCTTTCTTTTTTTCGTTTTAAGGTTTTACTGCCTGAAGAGGCTATTTTTGCAATTACCAGGTTTCAAGAAGAAGTGCTCAACCTGCCTTTATCTGGTATTGAGGTAATTCTGGCCAGTGATGATCTTCAGGTAGCTTCGGAGGATGCTATCTTAGATTTTGTGCTGAAGTGGGCTCGAATACATTACCCAAAGCTGGAGGAACGACGTGAAATATTGAGCACACGTCTCATTCGCCTGATTCGTTTTCCATGCATGAGTTGCCGAAAGCTGAGAAAAGTCCTAACTTGCAGCGACTTTGATCCTGAACTTACTTCCAAGGTCGTACTAGATTCCCTCTTTTTCAAGGCAGAAGCTCCATACCGGCAACGTACTCTTGTGGCAGAGGGCAATGCTTCATTCCGCCGTTTTGCAGAGCGTGCATATAAATACCGACCCGTCAAGGTTGTTGAATTTGAGTTACCTCGTCAACAGTGTATGGTGTATCTGGATCTAAAGCGAGAGGAGTGTGCAAATCTCTTCCCTTCTGGTCGAGTCTACTCCCAAGCTTTTCACTTGGGAGGGCAAGGATTTTTCTTGTCGGCCCATTGCAATATGGACCAACAGAGTTCTTTCCATTGTTTCGGACTGTTTTTAGGCATGCAAGAGAAGGGATCAGACACCTTCACAGTTGACTACGAGTTCGCTTCCAGAACAAAGCCCTCAGAGGAGTTTGTGAGCAAGTATAAAGGAAATTACAACTTTACTGGAGGAAAGGCTGTAGGATACCGAAACTTATTTGGCGTTCCATGGACGGCTTTCATAGCGGACAACAGCCCTTTTTTCATCAATGGGATTCTCCATCTAAGGGCTGAACTGACTATCAAACCACGAGTATTTCTTGATAATATATGAGGAAAGCTTTGTTTATCAATTTGATCGACACTGTTTTTCGAGTCAAAACAGATCGGGTTGCAATTTTGTATGCCTGATGTTGAAATGCTAAATTCAGCTCAGTCTGCTTGGGATAATGTTTGAGATAACTTTGTTGGAACTTGTACATAACCATTTGAGGTAGCTTtcatttgattttgttttcatCCTTTAGGTCATTCATGTCATGTATACAATGACGGAGGCATGATGGTGAGTAAGGCCGGTCCATCctcttatttaaaaatttccATAGTAAAATATGATTTAGGCCGTCTATATGGGAATTTTCTTCCAAGTTCGTAGTTTTTTCCCAGTAAAATGAATGTCTCCGCAATTGCATGCAATTAATATGTAGTTGCGTACCCTATGTTACTTATATACTATATTACttatagacaaaaacttgtgtgagacggtctcacgggtcatatttgtgagacggatctcttatttgggtcatccatgaaaaaatattactttttatgctaagagtattactttatattgtgaatatggataaagttgacccgtctcacagattaagatccgtgagacggtctcacatgagacccactcttacttatatatacacacacacactagggaagttatgttatatattatactCTATACTCTAATCATTTATGAGGTttaatgaataatatatttgaaattaaatttatatatgaattttttttagcaaataaaaaaaatagatgccatttttttaaataagttttcTGAGAATTATCTCGAATGCTTtggtttgaaaataattttgtcttggatatgatatgattatagTTTATTCTACATCGATTTtctatcataatatatatagCTAAATAGCcgaacataaaaataataatagagtttatacatttttttaaaggtGTCGCTGATTTGTAATTGCCTTCCAAAAAatcttcataattttatttttttttccctctttttATTATTCAGGCACATCAACGCAGAACATCAAAATGGCAGTGTGGAATATGATGCTAAAATAGGTATTGCTCCATTTATTAACATTGAGAAAGCAAGAAAATTAACGATAATATAGCTCAAAGTGAAATATATCCCTCTAGAAAATCAATGGTATAACTTCAACCACCAAATTCTAGCCACGAAACCAAACCTCTACCTAGCCACTCTGGTCTTTCGAGCAAGCTTGGACCACTCGGTGTGGTATGATCCAGGGCGATCGATCCTCTCATAGGTATGCGCCCCAAAATAATCCCTCTGAGCCTGCACAAGGTTGGCAGGCAGTCTACTACGCCTATAAGTATCAAAATATTGCAAACTCGCAGACATCCCGGGGACACTAATTCCCTTCTGAATTGCCAACCCCACGACTCTCCTCCATGCCGCCTGTCTCTGCACCATTTCCCTTGCAAATTCGGGGTCCACCAACAAATTGGCCAGCCCCGGATTCCTCTGATAAGCTTGCTTAATCCTATCCAAGAAAACTGCCCTGATGATGCACCCACCTTTCCAAATCCTCGCCAACTCCCCCAAGTTCAAACCCCATCCTTTCTCCGCACTCTTTGACTTCAACAAATTCATCCCTTGGGCGTAGCTACAAATCTTGGACGCGTAAAGAGCCTGCCGAACATCGTCAATCAACCTTTTCTTATCCACTACAGCCACATTATTAACCATCTCCTCCTTCAACCCTTCTTTCTCGAAAATCTCTGCAGCTGCCTCCCTCTCCTCCTTTAAACCACTCATATACCTACAATCCAAGGAAGCAGCAATCGTGGGAGCTGCGATGGACAGCTCAGCGGCCTGCTGAACCGTCCATTTCCCAGTTCCTTTCATCCCAGTCTTGTCCAAAATCTTATCCACCAAATACCCAACGCCAGTCTCCTCATCCTCCACCTTAAAGATATCTGCCGTAATCTCAACCAAGAAACTCTCCAACTCCCCCCTATTCCAATCATAAAAAATCCCCGCTAACTCCTCATTCCCCAGTCCCCCAACGTTCTTCAGCACATCATAGGCTTCAGAAATCAGCTGCATATCAC
The DNA window shown above is from Primulina huaijiensis isolate GDHJ02 chromosome 12, ASM1229523v2, whole genome shotgun sequence and carries:
- the LOC140989910 gene encoding BTB/POZ domain-containing protein POB1-like isoform X2 gives rise to the protein MESGGSFESGSPENSSDFAFAFNDINFSDRVLRIEILLDVPGSKPGPDDSLADWARNRKRRRDDQLNALELTVQREEQILSCNIPDMEDGVTYENVEEAVAMIEEPPVNVTLTTNHQPDMTTTQVIETSSGMDYSAIVVKTIHISSPILAAKSPFFYKLFSNGMRESEQRRVTLRIHASEEAALMDLLNFMYSNSLTRTTPSALLDVLMAADKYEVASCMRYCSRLLRNLPMTCESALLYLDLPSTVLMADTVQPLTDAAKQFLAERFKDMSKFQEEVLNLPLSGIEVILASDDLQVASEDAILDFVLKWARIHYPKLEERREILSTRLIRLIRFPCMSCRKLRKVLTCSDFDPELTSKVVLDSLFFKAEAPYRQRTLVAEGNASFRRFAERAYKYRPVKVVEFELPRQQCMVYLDLKREECANLFPSGRVYSQAFHLGGQGFFLSAHCNMDQQSSFHCFGLFLGMQEKGSDTFTVDYEFASRTKPSEEFVSKYKGNYNFTGGKAVGYRNLFGVPWTAFIADNSPFFINGILHLRAELTIKPRVFLDNI
- the LOC140990273 gene encoding 6-phosphogluconate dehydrogenase, decarboxylating 3, chloroplastic-like produces the protein MEAAATLSQIGLAGLAVMGQNLALNIAEKGFPISVYNRTTSKVDETIDRAHREGNLPLFGQDNPKDFVLSIKKPRSVIILVKAGAPVDQTIAALSAYMEPGDTIIDGGNEWYENTERRISEVSDKGLLYLGMGVSGGEDGARNGPSLMPGGSHRAYLNIHHILDKVAAQVDDGPCVTYIGEGGSGNFVKMVHNGIEYGDMQLISEAYDVLKNVGGLGNEELAGIFYDWNRGELESFLVEITADIFKVEDEETGVGYLVDKILDKTGMKGTGKWTVQQAAELSIAAPTIAASLDCRYMSGLKEEREAAAEIFEKEGLKEEMVNNVAVVDKKRLIDDVRQALYASKICSYAQGMNLLKSKSAEKGWGLNLGELARIWKGGCIIRAVFLDRIKQAYQRNPGLANLLVDPEFAREMVQRQAAWRRVVGLAIQKGISVPGMSASLQYFDTYRRSRLPANLVQAQRDYFGAHTYERIDRPGSYHTEWSKLARKTRVAR
- the LOC140989910 gene encoding BTB/POZ domain-containing protein POB1-like isoform X1; amino-acid sequence: MESGGSFESGSPENSSDFAFAFNDINFSDRVLRIEILLDVPGSKPGPDDSLADWARNRKRRRDDQLNALELTVQREEQILSCNIPDMEDGVTYENVEEAVAMIEEPPVNVTLTTNHQPDMTINEATQVIETSSGMDYSAIVVKTIHISSPILAAKSPFFYKLFSNGMRESEQRRVTLRIHASEEAALMDLLNFMYSNSLTRTTPSALLDVLMAADKYEVASCMRYCSRLLRNLPMTCESALLYLDLPSTVLMADTVQPLTDAAKQFLAERFKDMSKFQEEVLNLPLSGIEVILASDDLQVASEDAILDFVLKWARIHYPKLEERREILSTRLIRLIRFPCMSCRKLRKVLTCSDFDPELTSKVVLDSLFFKAEAPYRQRTLVAEGNASFRRFAERAYKYRPVKVVEFELPRQQCMVYLDLKREECANLFPSGRVYSQAFHLGGQGFFLSAHCNMDQQSSFHCFGLFLGMQEKGSDTFTVDYEFASRTKPSEEFVSKYKGNYNFTGGKAVGYRNLFGVPWTAFIADNSPFFINGILHLRAELTIKPRVFLDNI
- the LOC140989973 gene encoding cation/H(+) antiporter 18-like, which gives rise to MASNSTVKCPPPMKATSNGIFQGDDPLHFAVPLVIVQICLVVVLTRVLAYILRPLRQPRVIAEIIGGILLGPSAFGRNHKYLNTIFPPRSLTVLDTLANLGLLFFLFLVGLELDPKALRRTGKKALSIAVAGICLPFVLGIGTSFVLRDTISKGTSEGPFLVFMGVALSITAFPVLARILAELKLLTTDVGRMAMSAAAINDMAAWILLALAIALSGTGRSPVVSIWVFLCGSGFVMLCIYVAPRVFKWMAQRCAEGEPVDEIYVCATLTAVLAAGFVTDTIGIHALFGAFVLGVLVPKEAPFSVSLVEKLEDLVSGLFLPLYFVSSGLKTNVATIQGAQSWGLLILIILTACFGKIVGTVCVSLCCKVPFREALTLGFLMNTKGLVELIVLNIGKDRGVLNDQTFAIMVLMALFTTFITTPLVITIYKPANITKSEYKHRTVQRKESSTQLRMLACFHSTNNIPTLINLMEISRGTGKRGGLHVYAMHLMELSERSSAILMAHKARNNGMPFWRKGHDSDKNKIVVAFEAFQHLSQVSVRPATAISAMSSMHVDICKSALRKRLAIIILPFHKHPRLDGHLETTRGDLRYVNKRVLENAPCSVAILVDRGLGGLSHVSASNVAYVITVLFFGGQDDRESLSYGALMAEHPGITLNVVRFIIDPNVIGDSIQLDMNSDHHGEETKPDEEFLKELKERVSSNDSIKFEDNVVRDATEMVSSIRTHSRCNLFLVGRMSEGQLVEALDKKGECPELGPVGNLLISADFFTTASVLVVQQYRSKLTGDSLSSLQAEDMGECTD